The segment TGCCAACGTTGTCCTGGTTGGCTAGGACCTTCCTTCCCCAGAGGCTAagatgtagcatgttagctgccACACGGGCACTGGGGCGCTGCAGAGTGATAATTAACATACAGAAGTTTTGTAGCAGAGCTGGACCTGAATcaggatttttaaaatgttttaataggATTTGCTTGTTCATTCCTTTAATTCATACAGACTTTCCAGCAAACAGAAAATTAATTAGCATGAGATACAGAGATGATTTCCACCACATTAACGGTCAAAAGAGgccagtatatatgtatataaataacatatattacCTTGCTTGGGCTCCTCCTGAGGAGGAATCGGATCACTAACTGCACATCAGCTGGAACATCAgagggcagaggaggaagccgcTCCTCCTGGTAGTTCCTGCTCTCCAGTCTCACTGCTCGATAGAATGGGTTGGCCTGGCCGAATATCTCATAGGAGATGGCCCCCACTGCCCAGGCATCCGCCTTGCTGTAGTCGATCACCACACCACACCCTGGAACTGCAGTGACCACCTTTGAGCAGACACATGATCGGAACATTACGATTAACTGTAATGCCTCAGAATATTGTACAAGTGgttgtttatctttgtgtgtCAAACTTTTCTTGTATGCATGTTCCTTTTGTAtgttttcaaaaatattatacatttgtttgttcAAACATGCATGTTTAGATATGTGTTGCTTTTGATTGTCTACAACTGATAATGCTCTGTTTCTTTATTACAATTGTAACAAGTTCAAGTTGTATAGGAATAAAGAAGAGACCGCTCAGCAACTGTTGGCCATTCTTCTTTTACTCAATCAAAATAGACCCTTTTTCAGGCGTATCATCAAATATATGAGtgtgcatgttagcatgttgggGTTTTGCGCCGGACCATACAGAAGAGTTAGCAAGCTTTAAACATCCAATTAAAACCATTAACTACATAAAAATGTTGCTGCAGTAATTTACGTAAATGGTTGGGTATGTATTTAAAATTGATTTTACCAGGAAACCTACATGTTCTGTTGGTGTTTTCCACAGCTGCCATCACTACAAGTCTATGTCATGGTATTTGACATTCTGTACATGACCACAGATAAAGTAGTTGTAAAGACCAGTGACTTGTCTGCTTATAATTGCTCTATGGTGGAACATTACATGCTAGGTTTCTCCatcaaatacatgtatatatctgGCTACTAAATATTGTGTTGACTCACTAACAGCACACAGATCTGGAAAGTTAATTTGTTGAGGTTAATGCATGATCTTTGGTGGTTAATGCCCTTGCATAGCTTGACAAGCTTTTGCTCTCCACCGTACGTCCGTTGCCGAACTGCATGTGCATCACCATTGTTTGCGAACTGTAAAAGGGTCCATCAAGAACTACTTATGCCTACCTCAGGGGCCATTAGGGAGGCATTCCCTCCTCTGTTGACCCATATGCTGTTGAATGGCAGCTGTAGAGTAGAGTCACCCTGGGCCAGGCAGCAGCCAAAGTCAGTAATCACTAAACGAGGGCATCCGTCTGCATAAATGCAAAATTAATTGACATTTTTAACATAGAACTGATGAAATCAGATCTCTAATTGATGTCCGGATTGTTCTCTTACTGAATTAATATTGATCTAACCTGAGTCAAACTCCAACAGCACGTTGTCCGATTTGAGATCCCTGTGAGCAACACCCTGTCTGCACAGGTGGTCAACCCCCTCGAGGAGCTGCAGCACCATCAGGGAGCCCTGTCTGCGGCCTGGTGTCGACACTTCCAGGTACTGTCGCAGTGTGTAGGGGTAGCTATAGCACACAAGAAGAGAGCATATTAGTCCTACTCAACTGGATGCCTCAAGTGTTCTTCTATACACCTCTTACATTTGTCAACCTTAAGATTTTCTTGAAATCAAAGCCACTATTTGATACCATTCATGGTCTGCATATTAGTAGCAAGTATCAAACATATCTTTCTCTTTCAACAGCCAACACACAAGGTAGCTTTTATTATAAGAAAAAGCAACGTATTTGTCGCCACGTTTGGCACTGACAGGTATTGCTCATCAAAAATGCATCTTTAAAGCAAGACTACTGTACTGTGCATCTTTTGACAATTGTGAAGTGATCAGGTTTAAATATTACAGGAAACAGTACAACAAGAAGGAGCCGCTACAGAGAGCTGTCGCACGAGGAGTTGCTGGTGACTGACGTCACCAACTACTTCTCAGCAAGGCAAAATAATTTACTGTGCCCTGCTTGTGTGGAAAACTACTTGCACCATGTGCAGCATGACGTTAGATTACGACTGCTCACGGCATGATTGACTAATTGTTTTTGAAACATTGTAAGAGGGTGAAAGACGGCCGGTCTTACTTCTTCATGATGAGGAAAAGAGTGCGATTGTTGCCCAGGCCATCAGGGTTAAGCCTGGCTGGCAGCACAGCTGGATACTCTTCTTGGGCACCTGGTAGCAATGGGACGTCCGCTGTGAAAGCCCGGTACACTCTGATCACATTAGGGTGTGCCGACACTCTTTTGGGCAGGACCCCAAAATGTCTgcatgtagagagagagatagatcaCAGCAGTTCAGCATCCTTCCGACACCCTGTTCAGGACTGCAGAACTAGGAATGGCCGATAAAAGTGTAACACGTGCCCATCCAGATtgatttcttctttctcctcctttagGGCCAGGGGGCCTGCAGGCACCAGCTCCTGTGACATGGATTTTAATATTGCCTCACTTGACGACCCTGCCTGCAAACAAATGGCATCAAAACTACCTGTCAGTACTGATTTGTTCCCGTCATCAGTTACACTGGACTAACACCTAATATTTTGGGGTAAATTGTAGAACATTGTAGAATACTGACCCCAAAGTTCCACATCATCTTGACAGCCATAGGGAAAGTTCTAAGCGAGCAGCATGTCAGAGATCGAGTCGTCTCCACTTGCTCTTCAGACTCTAGCTGAATCATGGAGCCCTTGCTGTTACTCTCCTGAGGTGCAAACCGAGCTGCAGCCTCGTACACAGCAGCATTGGAGCCTTTCCCAATCTGATTCCCAATAACGTAATCCTCCAGTTTATATCCAGAGGTGAATGGTTCGAATGGGCTCTGGAATCTTTTCTTCCTGAACACCGCCTGCAAATGGGGAGAAATATTTAGCAGAAACATGAAGACGCAGAAAGGTAGATGTGTACACATTCCATCCTATGATCCTTTTGCATGGATTAAACCTCCTTAAAAGTTATTTGGAACCTtattaaacacattatttaataattcCTACAGATGTTATCAAAGGCTTTACAAATGTAACCACATCAACTAGCAATGACTTAAAAAGCATCACAccgcagtagcagtagtagtaatagtagatAAGTCACAACACAAAACTGCCAGGTGGGAAAAATACAACagtgtaaacacattttaattaaactaaattGTCTGTAGAAAATATTCTTACGGTTATAGAAtgttttattacacattaaTGTGCTGACGTTTGCAGCATTTTAGTGGTGTCGTTGTCACAACACTAAAATAGTGCATGTAGGTTATCTCCTTTGTTGAGGAATAGAatgtataaaaatgtaaactctGTTAAAATGTGATCTTGTGTCGTGTCTCAAtcagcaagaaaataaataataaacatggtAGTTGTCAGTTAAATGTAGTGGATTAGAAGTAGCATACAATGAAAATACTTAAATGTAAATTAACGTTACAATTACCCCAAAAGTACGATAGCGTCAGCACAGTAGAGTTACTAAAGCACCACACTTTAAGGAGACACCATACCTGGATCTCGTCACATGTCGCCGcactctttctgtcttcctcaAGCTGCTGTTCGATAAGCCCCACGCCGAGACCGAAAGCCAAAAACACGGCCCTGTTCCGCGGGGACCCGCCGCCAAACCTCCTCCTGAAGCCGGCGGACTGGAGCTGGGCGGCCAGGCCCTTCAAAGAGGTGCGGTAATAGCGGTACCGAGAGGGCAGGAAAGCCTGAGGCTGAACGGTGCGGCCCGACGGCCCGACACGGAAGCGGTCCGCTCGGAGCTTTGCTGCGAATCGGCCGCCCGACTTGAGGAGACCGAGTTGAAGGACCGACCGGCCCAACTCGAGCCCCCGGCTGATAGCGTGTTTCACAGACATAATTTACCCGGGGgtgtaacaaaaaaagaagctgtccCTGCGCTTGTATCAGGCAGTCCTCACCTCGCTTACCTTCAAGCAAGGACAGTGTTATGGTAAACAAAACAGCTGCTACTGAGCATGCGCGAGAATGACAGGCGACGTAAATAGAGTCTGCTCTATTTACGTCTATTACGTATTTTTGGAGGTCAATTCGGAAGAAACGGAATCCGACACGGGAAAACTGCAATTTAATACTTTACGTAGTATTTTAtataatgtttgtgttgttcaaTGTGCTGTCCCAACTTAGTAGCTGACATTCGCTATTtccattcattttatttgtgctTCTTTGTAAGTATTAATACTCATCCCGTCTCTTTTGACAGGATTCCTGCAGATCCATGAAATTAgatttgtatacatatttaccCAAAGGATTCTCTAGTTACATTAATTACGTAGGTCCTCTGTAGATGCGTGTGAAGCTCAGACATGGGCtcaatcccaatgtcccccctAAATtcttaaaccctgaaccctcacgGATTTAAATGACGTCACTTGTAAATGATTGACTGTGAGAGGATGCTTGGGCTTGACATGTAAATAATGAGACAGTTGCAATATATCATGTTACATTGAAAACGTTATTTAcaattgtgtgtatttatttaataatgtttatcTTCCAGGCTGTTGCCTTACGAGGTGAGACGTAATTGTTAACAAATTAATTTACTTGCTTTAATaacaacatgaaaataaatggttAATCAATTAACCAGTTGTGTAATATTGTCTCTGCTTGTATTTCTCTGCTTTCATGGGTTTTCATTTACCATCTTTATTTAATCCTAAATGTTTCTGTGAAAATGGAATAGGCCAAGCTGAACACCCATCTCTGACTTAATGTCATGAATGCTATGAGTTGTGGGTTCATAAAGAGTTTAAAATGTCTGTGAGATAACCCTCAAACACTTGACGATTGGACAGTGGaacagtgccgtaacggaaacacatgaggcccccctgcagaataaccctgagagggcccccccccctcccccccatatgtaagggataatgtattgtccggcggtcattatccaaagataaacgaacaggactcaagcttttcttttgagggaaatttattcaatcagaaaaaacagctcaaacagagaacaaatgtattccaacagaaacaaaacatatgctagggcctatcaaacagctcaaacagaacatatgttacaacaacataacaaatatgcctacatatagtcgatacaccggtaggctactttctacaggtttgcatttgaatacacatgtgcgcgtcttttagcaaatctgtgtgcaaagtctttaaccacgctctttacatctaaactgcgcgcacgtttattctctatgctaaggatggccaga is part of the Cyclopterus lumpus isolate fCycLum1 chromosome 7, fCycLum1.pri, whole genome shotgun sequence genome and harbors:
- the pink1 gene encoding serine/threonine-protein kinase PINK1, mitochondrial, coding for MSVKHAISRGLELGRSVLQLGLLKSGGRFAAKLRADRFRVGPSGRTVQPQAFLPSRYRYYRTSLKGLAAQLQSAGFRRRFGGGSPRNRAVFLAFGLGVGLIEQQLEEDRKSAATCDEIQAVFRKKRFQSPFEPFTSGYKLEDYVIGNQIGKGSNAAVYEAAARFAPQESNSKGSMIQLESEEQVETTRSLTCCSLRTFPMAVKMMWNFGAGSSSEAILKSMSQELVPAGPLALKEEKEEINLDGHFGVLPKRVSAHPNVIRVYRAFTADVPLLPGAQEEYPAVLPARLNPDGLGNNRTLFLIMKNYPYTLRQYLEVSTPGRRQGSLMVLQLLEGVDHLCRQGVAHRDLKSDNVLLEFDSDGCPRLVITDFGCCLAQGDSTLQLPFNSIWVNRGGNASLMAPEVVTAVPGCGVVIDYSKADAWAVGAISYEIFGQANPFYRAVRLESRNYQEERLPPLPSDVPADVQLVIRFLLRRSPSKRPSARVAANMLHLSLWGRKVLANQDNVGMRKLADWLLCQSAVVLLKGCSGPSGNMVEAELQRSFLSNLDLEDLRTAVGFLLFGREQHQACVLSA